From Dehalococcoidia bacterium, the proteins below share one genomic window:
- a CDS encoding alpha-ketoacid dehydrogenase subunit beta: MPEITYADALNAAIKEEMRRDGSVFIMGESIRGGIYGVTGGLSQEFGDRVIDTPLSENGFMGAAVGAAAVGMRPIVQSLSSFLWVAMDQLISQAAKMRFMFGGQVNLPVVYRCGMIYGANSAAHHTDRPYPMLMNMPGLKIAIPTTPADAKGLLKTAVRDNDPVMFFEDNNLTGTRGEVDEDEDLTIPFGVADIKHEGSDVTVVALAGMLRRAVAVAEALEDEDISVEVIDPRTIVPLDTRTILDSVEKTGRLVIVDPAHKSCSVASEISAMVAQEGFWSLQSPIQRVTSLDCHFPFSPALESEVFPNEDKITDAIYATLEE; this comes from the coding sequence ATGCCTGAGATCACCTACGCAGATGCATTGAACGCCGCAATCAAGGAGGAGATGCGCCGCGACGGGAGCGTCTTCATCATGGGCGAGAGCATCCGGGGCGGCATCTATGGCGTCACCGGCGGCCTCTCCCAGGAGTTCGGCGACCGCGTCATCGACACCCCGCTGTCCGAGAACGGATTCATGGGCGCCGCAGTCGGTGCAGCCGCGGTCGGCATGAGGCCCATCGTCCAGTCGCTATCCAGCTTCCTGTGGGTCGCGATGGACCAGCTCATCAGCCAGGCCGCGAAGATGCGTTTCATGTTCGGCGGCCAGGTCAACCTGCCCGTCGTCTACAGGTGCGGCATGATCTACGGCGCGAACAGCGCGGCGCACCACACCGACAGGCCATACCCGATGCTCATGAACATGCCCGGCCTGAAGATCGCCATTCCGACGACCCCGGCTGACGCCAAGGGCCTGCTCAAGACCGCCGTGAGAGACAACGACCCCGTCATGTTCTTCGAGGACAACAACCTCACCGGAACGCGCGGCGAGGTCGACGAGGACGAGGACCTCACCATCCCGTTCGGAGTGGCCGACATCAAGCACGAAGGCTCCGACGTCACGGTAGTCGCGCTCGCGGGAATGCTGCGCCGCGCAGTGGCCGTTGCCGAGGCACTCGAGGACGAGGACATCTCGGTCGAGGTCATAGACCCACGCACGATTGTCCCGCTCGACACCAGAACGATTCTCGACTCGGTAGAGAAGACCGGCAGACTAGTGATCGTCGACCCTGCGCACAAGAGCTGCAGCGTTGCGTCCGAGATCTCGGCGATGGTCGCCCAGGAAGGATTCTGGAGCCTCCAGAGCCCGATCCAGCGAGTCACCAGCCTCGACTGCCACTTCCCCTTCAGCCCCGCGCTCGAATCCGAAGTATTCCCCAACGAAGACAAGATAACCGACGCCATTTACGCCACCCTCGAAGAGTAG
- a CDS encoding thiamine pyrophosphate-dependent dehydrogenase E1 component subunit alpha produces MDEDRDLYMMMLRRMMLIREFEENVKQLVQRGELVGMAHCYIGEEAVAVGACAALRDDDYITGNHRSHGHPISKGGDVRRAMAELLGKATGYCKGKGGSMHLADFDIGILGESGIVASALPVAVGAAMGSKMQGNDRVVVAFFGDGASNQGACHEAMNLASIWKLPVIFLCENNQYAVTTSFKEAVAVENISDRASAYDMPGVLVDGQDAMAMFEATTEAVRRARAGEGPTLLEARTYRYEDHSEGLVRILRESYRTDEEVEVWRERDPIKVHSEWLVEQEIASEEEIEAVRTYVAETIAEALQFARESPYPELDDLLTDMYADPLPTYN; encoded by the coding sequence GTGGACGAGGATCGAGACCTTTACATGATGATGCTCCGACGGATGATGCTCATCCGCGAGTTCGAGGAGAACGTCAAGCAGCTCGTCCAGCGCGGCGAGCTCGTGGGCATGGCCCACTGTTACATCGGCGAAGAGGCCGTGGCGGTCGGCGCCTGCGCAGCCCTACGCGACGACGACTACATCACCGGCAACCACCGCTCGCACGGACACCCGATCTCAAAGGGCGGCGACGTCCGACGAGCCATGGCCGAGCTGCTAGGCAAGGCAACGGGCTACTGCAAGGGCAAGGGCGGCTCCATGCACCTTGCCGACTTCGACATCGGCATTCTCGGTGAGTCCGGCATCGTGGCTTCGGCCCTGCCGGTCGCCGTTGGCGCGGCCATGGGCAGCAAGATGCAGGGCAACGACCGCGTCGTGGTCGCCTTCTTCGGTGACGGCGCCAGTAACCAGGGCGCGTGCCACGAGGCGATGAACCTCGCATCCATCTGGAAGCTGCCAGTCATCTTCCTGTGCGAGAACAACCAGTACGCGGTCACCACCAGCTTCAAAGAAGCCGTGGCCGTCGAGAACATCTCCGACCGCGCTTCGGCGTACGACATGCCAGGCGTGCTCGTGGACGGACAGGACGCGATGGCCATGTTCGAAGCCACAACCGAGGCTGTCAGGCGTGCCCGTGCGGGTGAGGGTCCGACGCTCCTCGAGGCGCGCACCTATCGCTACGAGGACCACTCAGAGGGACTCGTCCGCATCCTGCGCGAGTCATATCGCACGGACGAAGAGGTCGAGGTTTGGCGTGAGCGAGACCCCATCAAGGTCCACTCAGAATGGCTTGTCGAGCAGGAGATAGCCTCCGAGGAAGAGATCGAAGCCGTCCGCACGTACGTCGCCGAGACCATCGCCGAGGCCCTCCAGTTCGCAAGAGAGAGCCCCTACCCCGAGCTCGACGACCTCCTCACCGACATGTACGCCGACCCACTACCCACGTACAACTGA